In the Thermodesulfobacteriota bacterium genome, one interval contains:
- a CDS encoding AMP-binding protein, with the protein MSTWVDRSLGDILDDTTMKFPDREAIVFRDQRITYRQFQEKVNVLAKGLINLGVKRGDKVVLWMSNQPEWLYTKFSISKIGAVMVAINTWYRLYELEYILKQSDTTTIIMMDRFLNNDFVGMLTELCPELGRCEPGKLQSEKFPLLTNVVSFSKKSYDGMFDFQKITEWGKDISDNRLREIQCTVKPGDIANLLYTSGTTAFPKGVQLSHINIGRNGFNIGNRQGFTEKDRLWLSVPLFFSFACCNATLTTITHGGCIVLQESFDPGEALALMDIEKCTVYYGMPNMSLAILDNPDLRKYNTKSLRTGVTIGAPEIISRVIEELGPKEICNAFGLTETAAVSSITSCTDPLETRLHKVGKPLPGVEIKITDPDTGKVLSVGKEGEICIRGYNVTKGYYKKPKETSDAIDSEGWLHSGDLGILDEDGYLSFKGRIKDMLKSGGINISTLEVEEFLHRHPKVREAHMIGVPDKIKDEVGLVFIELKEGETCTEEEIIGFCKGKIASFKIPRYVIFGKDFPRTATGKVQKFKLKEVGLKELEKKSGST; encoded by the coding sequence ATGAGTACATGGGTTGACAGATCGTTGGGTGATATTCTTGATGACACAACCATGAAGTTTCCTGATAGGGAGGCAATAGTATTCAGGGATCAGAGGATAACCTACAGACAGTTTCAGGAAAAGGTTAATGTTCTTGCAAAAGGTCTTATAAATCTGGGTGTTAAAAGGGGAGACAAGGTAGTCCTGTGGATGAGCAACCAGCCGGAGTGGCTTTATACAAAATTTTCAATCTCCAAGATCGGCGCTGTGATGGTAGCCATAAACACCTGGTACAGGCTTTACGAGCTGGAGTATATCCTGAAGCAGTCGGATACAACCACAATAATAATGATGGATAGGTTTTTGAATAATGATTTTGTAGGGATGCTCACAGAGCTCTGCCCTGAGCTTGGCAGATGTGAGCCGGGAAAGCTGCAATCTGAAAAGTTCCCTCTTTTAACCAATGTAGTATCTTTTAGTAAGAAAAGCTATGATGGGATGTTTGATTTTCAAAAGATTACAGAATGGGGTAAAGACATCTCAGATAATAGATTAAGAGAGATTCAGTGTACAGTAAAACCAGGCGATATAGCGAATCTTCTCTACACCTCAGGTACAACTGCCTTTCCCAAGGGGGTACAGCTTAGCCACATAAACATAGGGAGAAATGGTTTTAATATTGGTAACCGTCAGGGGTTTACAGAAAAAGACCGGCTGTGGTTATCCGTCCCCCTGTTTTTTTCTTTTGCCTGCTGCAATGCAACACTAACCACCATAACCCATGGGGGCTGCATCGTTTTACAAGAGTCCTTTGATCCAGGGGAGGCATTAGCGTTGATGGACATAGAAAAATGTACTGTTTACTATGGTATGCCCAATATGAGCTTAGCGATACTCGATAACCCTGACTTAAGGAAATATAATACGAAGTCACTGAGAACTGGAGTAACCATAGGTGCGCCTGAGATTATTAGCAGGGTGATAGAAGAGCTTGGTCCGAAGGAGATATGCAATGCTTTCGGGCTTACCGAGACGGCTGCTGTATCATCAATTACCTCCTGTACTGATCCTCTGGAGACACGACTCCATAAAGTGGGCAAACCACTTCCCGGAGTCGAGATAAAAATTACAGACCCTGATACAGGGAAGGTTTTATCTGTTGGTAAAGAGGGAGAGATATGCATCAGGGGATACAATGTGACAAAGGGTTATTACAAAAAGCCCAAAGAGACATCCGATGCTATAGATAGTGAAGGATGGCTTCATTCGGGAGACCTGGGTATTCTGGATGAGGATGGCTACCTCAGCTTCAAAGGTCGGATTAAGGACATGTTGAAGAGTGGGGGTATAAATATATCCACATTGGAGGTTGAGGAGTTTTTGCATCGTCATCCGAAGGTAAGAGAAGCGCATATGATAGGTGTGCCTGACAAGATAAAGGATGAGGTTGGTTTAGTGTTTATAGAGTTGAAAGAGGGGGAGACGTGTACAGAGGAGGAGATAATCGGTTTCTGCAAAGGGAAGATAGCGAGTTTCAAGATTCCAAGATATGTAATATTTGGTAAGGACTTCCCCAGAACCGCTACCGGTAAGGTGCAGAAGTTTAAGTTGAAAGAGGTTGGGTTAAAGGAGCTAGAAAAGAAGTCGGGAAGCACTTAG
- a CDS encoding cupin domain-containing protein, producing the protein MKYTRIYADSSGESHFEDVEVEIKEVNFAPPAPPVNLSSFNPASQYCFLESPAGWYGDWHPTPQRQLFFFLSGEIEIEVSDGEIRQFGPGSITFQEDTVGKGHASRVLGDNIARMVAVQLPDSEPI; encoded by the coding sequence ATGAAGTATACACGCATCTATGCCGATTCAAGCGGCGAGTCTCATTTCGAGGATGTCGAAGTCGAGATCAAAGAGGTCAATTTTGCCCCTCCGGCACCGCCAGTAAATCTTTCCTCTTTTAACCCAGCTTCCCAGTACTGCTTTTTAGAAAGCCCAGCTGGCTGGTATGGTGATTGGCACCCAACACCACAGCGGCAGCTTTTCTTTTTTCTTTCGGGCGAAATAGAGATCGAAGTTAGCGACGGTGAAATACGCCAATTTGGACCAGGTAGCATCACATTTCAGGAGGACACGGTGGGCAAAGGTCATGCCAGCCGGGTTCTTGGTGATAACATTGCACGTATGGTGGCTGTGCAATTGCCTGATTCGGAACCTATCTGA
- a CDS encoding ABC transporter substrate-binding protein, with translation MKKNALFWLLGFLIAAVILICPASRGLSEAAEPLKLGSYLALSGPGAPWGVAVMRCGEMRIEEYNTAGGITIGGKKYKLELITYDHKYTSAGGLEAINKLIFQDKVNFIATTFGTAPNLAGLSVSEPNKVLHCTLASGAGLLGPDKPYSFRLLMGAAEYMPALYRWLHREYPKAKKVAVLNRDDAWGKDCNKYGRKGAEAQGFKVVYDGNFPLGTKDFAPILTRMISEKPDIVETTGCLLGEGVLLLKQARELGYTGPLVTNLATVPELVLKMAGAEAAEEAISALTIITDEEDPSVPQKVKELARRYREKYNEPLAGLGVNGYDSITVVVEAIKKANSLYTAKVAKAMKALQLNLLQGPAKFTGEKTYGIKHQLVLPIQISRCRGGKFTLVALEKP, from the coding sequence ATGAAGAAGAACGCATTGTTTTGGTTACTGGGTTTCCTGATAGCAGCTGTTATCTTGATCTGTCCGGCATCCAGAGGGTTATCCGAGGCGGCAGAGCCCCTGAAGCTTGGTAGCTATCTTGCTCTGTCAGGGCCGGGTGCGCCGTGGGGAGTGGCAGTAATGCGATGCGGTGAGATGCGTATTGAGGAGTACAACACGGCTGGTGGCATAACTATAGGTGGGAAAAAATACAAACTTGAGCTTATAACTTATGACCATAAATATACCTCTGCTGGAGGGCTGGAGGCGATTAATAAACTTATTTTTCAGGACAAGGTAAACTTCATAGCTACGACCTTTGGTACTGCCCCCAACCTTGCAGGACTATCTGTCAGCGAGCCTAACAAAGTGCTTCATTGCACCCTGGCTTCCGGAGCCGGGCTTCTCGGTCCTGACAAGCCATATTCTTTCAGGCTTCTTATGGGGGCTGCTGAATATATGCCTGCCCTTTATCGATGGCTGCACAGAGAGTACCCCAAAGCTAAGAAAGTTGCTGTTCTCAATCGGGATGATGCATGGGGAAAGGACTGTAACAAATATGGGCGCAAGGGTGCAGAGGCACAGGGGTTTAAGGTGGTATACGATGGCAATTTCCCCCTTGGAACCAAGGATTTCGCCCCGATACTGACTCGAATGATATCCGAAAAACCTGACATCGTTGAGACGACAGGTTGTCTGCTCGGCGAAGGGGTGCTGCTCCTGAAGCAGGCCAGGGAGCTAGGTTACACCGGTCCTCTGGTAACTAATCTGGCGACCGTTCCGGAGTTAGTCTTGAAAATGGCAGGGGCGGAAGCTGCAGAAGAAGCCATTTCTGCACTAACCATAATAACCGATGAAGAGGACCCTTCCGTGCCTCAAAAGGTTAAAGAACTGGCACGTAGGTATAGGGAAAAATACAATGAACCTTTAGCCGGTCTCGGTGTAAACGGATACGACTCGATAACAGTGGTCGTTGAAGCAATAAAGAAAGCAAATAGCCTGTATACAGCCAAGGTAGCAAAAGCTATGAAGGCGCTGCAACTTAATCTCCTCCAGGGACCTGCAAAATTTACAGGGGAGAAGACCTATGGTATAAAACACCAGCTTGTGCTTCCCATCCAGATTTCCCGCTGTCGTGGAGGGAAGTTTACACTGGTAGCCCTTGAGAAGCCCTAA
- a CDS encoding ABC transporter ATP-binding protein — protein MALLEFNGLTKHFGGLIAVSGLDLSIEGGEIFGLIGPNGAGKTTFFNLIGGIYKPTSGTIKYNGEDITGLKPNKIARKGIIRTFQHTTLFKEYTVLENVIFGFYLQYKAHFWSYILGTPLYRREADFFKEEAMGILQLAGLYGLEDEYAKNLSYGHQRALALAIALAAEPRVLLLDEPVAGMTAEEIELMLTRIRKINKNKGTTIVLVEHNMRAILSVCHRIAVLNFGKKIAEGPPLEVVNNQLVIEAYLGRYRDAASN, from the coding sequence GTGGCTTTACTGGAATTTAACGGGCTGACCAAACATTTCGGCGGTCTCATCGCTGTTAGTGGACTCGATCTTTCAATCGAGGGAGGAGAAATTTTTGGGTTGATTGGTCCAAATGGGGCAGGGAAAACTACATTTTTTAACCTCATAGGGGGGATCTATAAACCTACATCAGGAACTATAAAGTATAACGGTGAGGATATAACCGGACTCAAACCAAATAAGATAGCTCGAAAGGGAATTATCAGAACTTTTCAGCACACAACTCTTTTTAAAGAATATACTGTCCTAGAGAATGTAATATTCGGCTTTTACCTCCAATACAAAGCACATTTCTGGAGTTATATTCTTGGTACACCTCTATATAGACGGGAGGCGGATTTTTTCAAAGAAGAGGCAATGGGTATCCTCCAGTTGGCTGGTTTATATGGATTGGAAGACGAATATGCCAAAAACCTTTCCTATGGTCATCAGCGGGCTCTCGCTTTGGCAATAGCCCTGGCTGCAGAACCCAGGGTTCTGCTCTTAGATGAACCCGTAGCTGGCATGACTGCCGAAGAAATAGAGCTTATGTTGACGAGAATCAGAAAAATAAACAAGAATAAAGGAACAACTATTGTTTTAGTGGAACACAATATGCGGGCAATACTGAGTGTGTGTCACCGAATAGCGGTATTAAACTTTGGTAAAAAGATTGCAGAAGGTCCCCCTCTGGAAGTAGTTAATAATCAACTTGTTATAGAGGCTTATTTGGGAAGGTATAGAGATGCTGCTTCGAATTGA
- a CDS encoding ABC transporter ATP-binding protein, translating into MLRIESLSVHYDGAEALSDVSLTIPKGSIIALLGANGAGKTTLLRTISGLKSPTMGKIWFQDHRIENNPPEEIVKLGIAHCPEGRRVYPFMTVLENLQMGAYLRRDQSEIKRDLKMIYERFPVLKERTRQKAGTLSGGEQQMVAIARALMSNPRLLLMDEPSLGLSPIMVMEVARIIGEIQNTGLSVLLVEQNARMALETSNYAYVLEKGKVRLEGHSKEVANDDHVKKAYLGI; encoded by the coding sequence CTGCTTCGAATTGAAAGTCTGAGCGTCCACTATGATGGGGCTGAAGCCCTCAGTGATGTTTCCCTTACAATTCCCAAAGGTTCAATTATAGCGCTTCTTGGAGCCAACGGAGCCGGTAAGACGACACTGCTAAGAACCATTTCAGGTCTGAAGTCACCTACTATGGGTAAAATATGGTTTCAAGACCATAGAATTGAAAACAACCCTCCAGAAGAAATCGTAAAACTTGGTATAGCCCATTGCCCTGAAGGCCGAAGAGTCTATCCATTTATGACAGTCCTGGAAAATCTACAAATGGGAGCCTATCTCCGGAGAGATCAATCGGAAATAAAAAGAGACCTCAAAATGATATATGAGAGATTTCCGGTACTTAAAGAACGAACCAGACAGAAGGCTGGCACTTTGAGCGGAGGGGAACAGCAAATGGTGGCTATAGCCCGTGCTTTAATGTCTAATCCTCGATTACTTCTTATGGACGAACCATCCCTTGGTCTTTCTCCAATTATGGTGATGGAAGTAGCTCGGATTATTGGTGAGATACAAAACACAGGCTTGAGTGTCTTACTGGTAGAGCAAAATGCTAGAATGGCTTTGGAAACGTCTAACTATGCTTATGTTTTGGAAAAAGGAAAGGTGCGTCTGGAAGGGCATTCAAAGGAAGTAGCCAACGATGACCATGTCAAAAAAGCATATTTAGGAATATAG